The Suricata suricatta isolate VVHF042 chromosome 3, meerkat_22Aug2017_6uvM2_HiC, whole genome shotgun sequence genome contains the following window.
aaataaaGTGTGGTTGTGGAGAGGTGAAGACAAACTGACAAACTGGAAACCGTGTCCAAGAGTAAAACCTGCATTAGTGGATTTTTCAAAAGCCTGTTGGAGGTATTTGGAGTATTCCTGCAACATGGTTGCCTTATCATTTGAAGATGCTTGGGTGCCTGGGCTCAAATTTTCTTCTTGAACCAATTCTGAGTGTTCTCCTGAGGTGTGTAAATCCACTCGTGGTTCCGTTATATTGAAAGGATCCTCTTTCTGGCTTTCTGATTTGTTGGAATATTGATCCAAAATACTTTGTAAAACCTCATCAGGAATTCCAGACTTGTCATGACAAGACTTAATTTCAGCATTTAGAGCTGAGGAGTCAATAAGGGACAATGGGGTCTCATTGTCCAAAACACTGACACCTGCAGACTGAATGACGGACTGTTGGGAGACCATGTGTCCTACGTTTATAGAAAAGGCACTGTTGCTGCTGGCAGTTGgtaaatatcttcttttctttgaaaactgcATGGCATCATCATAATTACTACTTATTTGACCTTGTTTGCCACTGGTACTTTGGAGAAGACTAATGGTCTCCACACTATTATTTGAAACTATGCCAAGTGAGCCACTTGGTTTACCAGACAAGGATTTCTGTCCAACTATGTCTGGTAATGGTGACACAAAATTAAGGTAGCTTTTATCtatattctttctgcttcctttcttaaAGATCAGTTTTGGCACCCTTTTCTGCAGTTCATCAATACCAGTGCCAATTATGCCTCCACTGGAAGACCCAGTAGGCATTTCTACTGAGTAACTCTGCATGttcatattatttgaaatttgtgATTCACTTGTTTTACCAGTCTTATGTTCCTTATTTTCAACAGCTATGCTTTTcgactttgtttttctccttgaagaacttgtatttccctgagacAACACAGCCAGATTACCCATATTGCTATGGGTTGATGACCCAGGTTCTGCACCAGCGGCTCCTTTAGCTATGGCTTCACCACACGTGCGCCTGTGCTTCAACAGTCTATCAGTccttgaaaaatactgttggcaAGTGTCACATTTATATGGCTTTTCTCCACTATGTGTCCTCTTGTGTCTCTCCATATGGTACTTCTGTATAAACTTCATGCTGCACTGATCACATCCAAATGGCTTCTCTCTACTATGAATTTTCTCATGTCTCTGCAGTAGGTATTTCTGAATGAAACCCATACTACACTGGCTGCACTGGAAAGGTCGTTCTCCAGTATGAATGAGGACATGCCTCCGCAGGTGATAGGAGCTTCTGAAAGCAGCACTACAGTGATCACAGATATGAGGTTTCTGACTTGGGGAGAGGATGGCACCTTCTCCATCTCCAACCAAAGAAGATTTGGAAGATGCACTTGGCTTCCTCTTGGCTTTGATTCCCTGAGATTCTGGCTTTGGCCTCTTTGCCTTTTTGACATTAGTGTCCTGCTTTGGCTCCTCATTGCCATGGTGGTCATCAGTCCTGCTACTGCTGCTGAGCAATACATCACGGTGGTGCTGGGCTGGTTGCTGCTGGGCATGCTGGTGGAGAATACTGAGGTCCTGGATGACGCCGTGGCTCCCCCCATCCCCGCCTCCTAGGCCAGGAGATCTCTCCTCAGCCCCAGCGAACAGCCCCCcgtaatggtggtggtgatggtggtggtgggactGCTGCTCCTCAGGATCTGCGGGTTTCTCCTGTTTGATGCTAACCAAAGACTGCAAGAATCCCCAGGAGGTCCTCTGCGAGGGGAAGGCCGCGGCTGACGCCGCCGGCTCCTTCTTGAAAGTCATGTCCGGGGCTGGCGGAGGGGGGGGCTCAGCGGCCGGGGCTGCGGAGGTAGAGGAGGATAACACGCactgcgggggaggggcggccgACCCCGCCGGCCGGGTGAAGCTGGTGACCGGGGGAAGCCGGTGGTTGAACATAACCATACCCTGGGGAAAGGTGGGTTccatctctgccctcctgctgctgctgctgctgccgctgctgccgccgccgccgccgccgccgccgctgccgccggaGCCGCTACCACCGCTACTGCCGGTACCACCGCCGCCACTCAGGAACCCACTGCCGATTTTCATACCCCGAGGGAGGCCTGgctgaggagagaaggaggaagagggaagaaggaggaaagggggtggaACCGGGCCCCGGGCCGGGACCACCGCAGCGCCTAGGACCCCGCCGCGCCGCCGCCCAGACCGCAACGCGCCCAGCACTAATTCCCAGCCCGGTCGCCTCCGGCACCGGCACACATGATCCTGAGACTCTCCCCTGGGcctcgccctctccctctccgaCCCGCCGGCAACACTTACGGGTACCGCCGCCGCCGCAGCCACCGTCGCCTCCAGTTAATAAAAATAACGCCGTCCTCTccacaatggaattaaaagcCTCCCCAGTACTGCGCAGCCGCGGCGCGGTGTCTGCTGGGAACTCTTCAACCCAGCCAGAGGGGAGCTCTGCGGAGCCACGGCGCCTGCGCTGCAGCTTCCGCCCGGTCTGCCTGTCAATCACTGGGGCGGTTGGGCGGAGGGGAGGCCCAGGGCTCGAGGGGCGGGGATTTGGATCCCGTGTAGAAAGAGGCTTCCAGGCGAACGGGCGTGATTGGTGGGCTGCACTGACGGAGTGGGACGTGGGTGAGGGTTTCTGGGGGAGGACGCTCAGGGGGTGGAACCCTCGGGGCGGAATTACGCGGGACCTTACTGCTGCGTGGCTCGGGGGCTGCAGAGAAAGAGCCTGGCAAGATGGGGGAAACTGTGGACTGAATGTTGGGGCTCTTTCTACTTTACAGTTTGCGGTCTAGGTATTGAATCAAAATCCAGACCCAGAAGCGGGTCACTTAGGACACATTTGGTTCTGCCTAAAAGCAGTGAACTTCAAATGCCcaacatttattaaaacatttcttccGTTATCCCTCTTAGGCTGGGAACATTTTAATAAGGGGCGTGTATCCTTTGCATTTATAGGAGGAGCCTGCATTGAAGCcggcgcaaaaaaaaaaaaaaaaagttgttttactGCCAACCTACCTGAAGGCTACTGGAAAAGGAAACCGCGCGTAATCCAGGTGCTTCAGCCCTGTAAAACACGCCCACGCGCATACTTCATCATCAGATGTTATTTAAATGCCCACATACCTTTTCAGTCTGGCTAATGAGTCTGTTTGCAGTGTTACAATGCTGCGTGgcaccttatttatttatgaaaaaactGATTAGTAGGCCCTTCTAAGACGTGTATTAGGAttcactctgccctcccccagtaTAGAATGTTGAGAAACATGCAAAATTACGAATTTTTTCTTGAGGGAAAAATTACAAAGTACAATCTTGAAATCAGAGACTGACAAATATCACACAAATCTTTACTCAGTGGCTAATGTACACAGAGTACTCTTATTAAGCTTGCAAAAATCTAAACCAGCCACTTGCTTAACAAAGCCTATTTAtaaatcacagaatttttttcataatagaaCTAGGACCATCACAATCATTTACTTACATAGTGTGTTTTCTTAATGAAATTTCAAGTCATTTTCCCACAATATTTCTAACTAACTGATCATAACTAAATAATAAAGGATTTCTCTGAGAAATTTCACCATTGAAACCATAAAGATTATTCCTTATTCCTTatgggcctctctgagcctgctcaaaaacttaaaaggtaatatttaatgagcattttggggtaagaaatattaatattattctaATTCCATACAGTTACCTATCAGCATTCTGCCACTTAAATTGTAAAACTTGAATACCATGTATAGTTAAGTGttaaaagaaagactgaaaattcCAAAACTTAAGGCAGTAGTAAAATATT
Protein-coding sequences here:
- the ZNF281 gene encoding zinc finger protein 281; its protein translation is MKIGSGFLSGGGGTGSSGGSGSGGSGGGGGGGGSSGSSSSSRRAEMEPTFPQGMVMFNHRLPPVTSFTRPAGSAAPPPQCVLSSSTSAAPAAEPPPPPAPDMTFKKEPAASAAAFPSQRTSWGFLQSLVSIKQEKPADPEEQQSHHHHHHHHYGGLFAGAEERSPGLGGGDGGSHGVIQDLSILHQHAQQQPAQHHRDVLLSSSSRTDDHHGNEEPKQDTNVKKAKRPKPESQGIKAKRKPSASSKSSLVGDGEGAILSPSQKPHICDHCSAAFRSSYHLRRHVLIHTGERPFQCSQCSMGFIQKYLLQRHEKIHSREKPFGCDQCSMKFIQKYHMERHKRTHSGEKPYKCDTCQQYFSRTDRLLKHRRTCGEAIAKGAAGAEPGSSTHSNMGNLAVLSQGNTSSSRRKTKSKSIAVENKEHKTGKTSESQISNNMNMQSYSVEMPTGSSSGGIIGTGIDELQKRVPKLIFKKGSRKNIDKSYLNFVSPLPDIVGQKSLSGKPSGSLGIVSNNSVETISLLQSTSGKQGQISSNYDDAMQFSKKRRYLPTASSNSAFSINVGHMVSQQSVIQSAGVSVLDNETPLSLIDSSALNAEIKSCHDKSGIPDEVLQSILDQYSNKSESQKEDPFNITEPRVDLHTSGEHSELVQEENLSPGTQASSNDKATMLQEYSKYLQQAFEKSTNAGFTLGHGFQFVSLSSPLHNHTLFPEKQIYTTSPLECGFGQSVTSVLPSSLPKPPFGMLFGSQPGLYLSALDATHQQLTPSQELDDLIDSQKNLETSSAFQSSSQKLTSQKEQQKNLESSTSFQIPSQELASQIDPQKDIEPRTTYQIENFAQAFGSQFKSGSRVPMTFITNSNGEVDHRVRTSVSDFSGYTNMMSDVSEPCSTRVKTPTSQSYR